From one Microbacterium sp. 10M-3C3 genomic stretch:
- a CDS encoding VanZ family protein, whose translation MSTPASRILRTLLFAASVVAVAVLTLAPQGLVGPLRADFVLWADDVRLPLVAGVGYPVTERLFNAVLFAPLGGALAALLPRRAWLVAPIACALVSTAVEYAQAGIPGRIPDLDDIVWNTAGGTAAAVLVGLARLVAVGARQRGSRART comes from the coding sequence ATGTCCACGCCCGCCAGCCGCATCCTGCGGACGCTCCTGTTCGCCGCATCCGTCGTCGCCGTCGCAGTCCTGACCCTCGCTCCCCAGGGGCTGGTCGGGCCGCTCCGAGCGGACTTCGTGCTGTGGGCCGATGACGTGCGGCTCCCGTTGGTCGCCGGCGTCGGCTATCCGGTGACCGAACGCCTGTTCAACGCGGTGCTGTTCGCGCCGCTGGGCGGGGCGCTCGCGGCACTCCTGCCGCGGCGTGCGTGGCTCGTCGCGCCGATCGCCTGCGCGCTGGTGTCGACGGCCGTCGAGTATGCGCAGGCGGGTATCCCCGGCCGCATCCCCGACCTCGACGACATCGTGTGGAACACCGCCGGCGGCACCGCCGCGGCGGTGCTCGTCGGGCTCGCCCGGCTCGTCGCGGTCGGTGCGCGTCAGCGGGGCAGCAGGGCGCGCACGTGA
- a CDS encoding nuclear transport factor 2 family protein, with protein sequence MDFDLTELLRLENAGWRALCDGSGGDFYGEIMTDDAVMILADGDVYDRDRVIASLDDAPAWSAYEITDERFIPLGEEAAAFVYRARAFRASGGPPFDAAMTSVYAREGGHWRLALSQQTPVPDEESAEL encoded by the coding sequence ATGGACTTCGATCTCACCGAGCTGCTGCGCCTCGAGAACGCCGGATGGAGGGCCCTGTGCGACGGCTCGGGCGGCGACTTCTACGGCGAGATCATGACCGACGACGCCGTCATGATCCTCGCCGACGGCGACGTGTACGACCGCGACCGTGTCATCGCCTCGCTCGACGACGCCCCGGCGTGGTCGGCGTACGAGATCACCGACGAGCGGTTCATCCCGCTCGGCGAGGAGGCCGCGGCGTTCGTGTACCGCGCACGGGCGTTCCGCGCCTCCGGCGGGCCGCCGTTCGACGCCGCGATGACGAGCGTGTATGCCCGCGAGGGCGGCCACTGGCGTCTGGCGCTGTCCCAGCAGACGCCCGTGCCCGACGAGGAGAGCGCCGAGCTCTGA
- a CDS encoding SDR family NAD(P)-dependent oxidoreductase, translating into MARTIVITGASDGVGAASARQLHDAGERVVVVGRDPDKTRRVAEPLGAPWHVADYADLAQVRGLAETLLAEYPRIDVLANNAGGIFGARRETADSFELTFQVNHLGGFLLTNLLLPRLQESAASVIQTSSVAAQRFSRFDIDDLQGRRRYSASRAYGNAKLANILFTKELHRRFADTGVNAVAFHPGAVATSFASASQGPWRFVYSNPVSRRLLVPVEGGGARLTWLALGKPGVDWQPGGYYANNRPARTSRLADDPGLAKMLWERSAEMVGLS; encoded by the coding sequence GTGGCACGGACCATCGTGATCACAGGTGCGAGCGACGGCGTCGGCGCCGCGTCCGCGAGGCAGCTGCACGACGCCGGCGAGCGGGTCGTCGTGGTCGGGCGCGACCCCGACAAGACGCGACGCGTCGCCGAGCCGCTCGGCGCGCCGTGGCACGTCGCCGATTACGCGGATCTCGCACAGGTGCGCGGGCTCGCGGAGACCCTCCTCGCCGAGTACCCGCGCATCGACGTGCTCGCCAACAACGCCGGCGGAATCTTCGGCGCGCGGCGGGAGACCGCCGACAGCTTCGAGCTGACGTTCCAGGTCAATCACCTCGGCGGCTTCCTCCTCACGAACCTGCTGCTCCCGCGGCTCCAGGAGAGCGCGGCGAGCGTCATCCAGACCTCGAGCGTCGCCGCGCAGCGCTTCTCGCGCTTCGACATCGACGACCTGCAGGGGCGCCGTCGCTATTCCGCGTCGCGCGCATACGGCAACGCCAAGCTCGCGAACATCCTGTTCACGAAGGAGCTGCACCGCCGATTCGCCGACACCGGCGTGAACGCCGTCGCGTTCCACCCCGGGGCCGTCGCCACGAGCTTCGCGTCGGCCTCGCAGGGCCCGTGGCGGTTCGTGTACAGCAATCCGGTGAGCCGCCGTCTGCTGGTCCCCGTCGAGGGGGGCGGGGCCCGGCTGACGTGGCTCGCGCTCGGCAAGCCAGGAGTGGACTGGCAGCCGGGCGGGTACTACGCGAACAACCGTCCGGCGCGCACGAGCAGGCTGGCCGACGACCCGGGCCTCGCGAAGATGCTGTGGGAGCGCAGCGCCGAGATGGTGGGGCTGTCGTGA
- the add gene encoding adenosine deaminase — MSRHPAPARIDEGTIRALPKAEVHVHLEGTFSLADILLLARENGAALPGPAATLFDITTHDAFAAPEVTTGGGAGAGAAGLSGFLRFLDWQCGLVRTAAQAARVAYAFAARQSASGVLYSDVIVNPTHWNAWRGREIELMRALAAGFDEAEQDGLCAVGIAYSLLRGQSAASADDAVAALAAARPARVIALSVDGDEKVTGRTGEKFREAFARAKAAGLRRTVHAGESSGPVGVWDALDLLGAERIDHGVRAVEDPALIARLVSDGISLGVCPRSNLTLGLYRTWEEHPLPRLLDAGVSVTLNTDDPAPLGSSLEADWAVTAAEYGFDETDLIGFAARSIEASFADDDRKAALRAELEHAARRLAVAEVPSA, encoded by the coding sequence ATGTCCCGACACCCGGCGCCCGCGCGGATCGACGAGGGAACGATCCGCGCCCTGCCCAAGGCCGAAGTCCACGTGCACCTCGAAGGCACGTTCTCGCTCGCCGACATCCTCCTCCTGGCTCGCGAGAACGGCGCGGCGCTGCCCGGACCGGCCGCGACGCTGTTCGACATCACGACGCACGACGCGTTCGCCGCGCCCGAGGTCACCACGGGCGGAGGCGCCGGCGCGGGGGCCGCCGGGCTCTCGGGCTTCCTCCGCTTCCTCGACTGGCAGTGCGGCCTCGTCCGCACCGCCGCACAGGCGGCGCGGGTGGCGTACGCCTTCGCCGCGCGCCAGAGCGCGTCGGGCGTCCTCTACTCCGACGTCATCGTCAACCCGACGCACTGGAACGCGTGGCGCGGGCGCGAGATCGAGCTCATGCGCGCGCTGGCGGCCGGTTTCGACGAGGCCGAGCAGGACGGGCTGTGCGCGGTCGGCATCGCCTACTCGCTGCTGCGCGGGCAGTCCGCCGCCTCGGCCGACGACGCCGTCGCCGCGCTCGCGGCCGCACGCCCGGCCCGAGTGATCGCGCTCTCGGTCGACGGCGACGAGAAGGTCACGGGGCGCACGGGGGAGAAGTTCCGCGAAGCGTTCGCCCGTGCGAAGGCGGCGGGCCTGCGGCGCACGGTGCACGCCGGCGAGTCCAGCGGCCCCGTGGGCGTGTGGGACGCGCTCGATCTGCTCGGCGCCGAGCGCATCGACCACGGTGTGCGAGCGGTCGAGGACCCGGCGCTGATCGCCCGCCTCGTCAGCGACGGCATCAGCCTCGGCGTGTGCCCGCGCTCGAACCTCACCCTGGGCCTCTACCGCACGTGGGAGGAGCACCCGCTGCCGCGCCTGCTCGACGCCGGCGTCTCCGTCACGCTCAACACCGACGATCCGGCGCCCCTGGGGTCGTCGCTCGAGGCCGACTGGGCCGTCACCGCGGCGGAGTACGGCTTCGATGAGACGGACCTGATCGGCTTCGCCGCGCGCTCGATCGAGGCGTCGTTCGCCGACGACGATCGCAAGGCCGCGCTGCGCGCCGAGCTGGAGCACGCCGCCCGCCGTCTGGCCGTCGCGGAGGTGCCGTCGGCATGA
- a CDS encoding DNA polymerase IV, translated as MSEQATARPWVLHVDLDQFIAAVEILRRPDLAGLPVIVGGRGDPTERAVVSTASYEARAFGVGSGMPLRIAARKIPDAVLLPVDAPAYTAASEEVMATLRSHPGAVVQVLGWDEAFVGVRTADPEGTARVLQAEVLARTALHCSVGIGDTLVRAKNATDFGKPRGVFRLTAENWLEVLGDRPTIALWGIGTKISRRLETLGIRTVRELATADTAALAAEFGPKMGPWYRTLGRGEGSATVDDTPWVPRGHGRETTFQTDVTDPAELDRVARALADDVLAEIAADGRPVVGVGLKVRYAPFLTKTFTRRIPQTSEREPVIAAILALVGRLEERPVRLLGVRAEMAMPDDAREGHTPTRGGW; from the coding sequence ATGAGCGAGCAAGCCACCGCCCGCCCGTGGGTGCTGCACGTCGACCTCGACCAGTTCATCGCGGCCGTCGAGATCCTCCGGCGCCCCGACCTCGCGGGGCTCCCCGTCATCGTGGGCGGACGCGGCGACCCCACCGAGCGCGCGGTCGTGTCCACGGCGTCGTACGAAGCCCGCGCCTTCGGCGTCGGGTCGGGCATGCCGTTGCGCATCGCCGCGCGCAAGATCCCGGATGCGGTGCTCCTCCCCGTCGACGCGCCCGCCTACACGGCGGCGTCCGAGGAGGTCATGGCGACGCTGCGCTCGCACCCCGGCGCCGTCGTGCAGGTGCTCGGCTGGGACGAGGCGTTCGTCGGCGTCCGCACCGCCGACCCCGAGGGGACGGCCCGGGTGCTGCAGGCGGAGGTGCTCGCGCGCACCGCGCTGCACTGCAGCGTCGGCATCGGCGACACGCTCGTGCGCGCCAAGAACGCCACCGACTTCGGCAAGCCGCGCGGGGTCTTCCGCCTCACGGCCGAGAACTGGCTCGAGGTGCTCGGCGACCGGCCCACGATCGCGCTGTGGGGCATCGGCACGAAGATCTCGCGACGCCTCGAGACGCTCGGCATCCGCACGGTGCGCGAGCTCGCGACCGCCGACACCGCGGCGCTCGCCGCCGAGTTCGGGCCGAAAATGGGCCCGTGGTACCGCACGCTCGGGCGCGGCGAGGGGTCGGCGACCGTCGACGACACCCCGTGGGTGCCGCGCGGACACGGCCGTGAGACGACCTTCCAGACCGACGTCACCGATCCCGCCGAGCTCGACCGCGTCGCGCGCGCCCTCGCCGACGACGTGCTCGCGGAGATCGCCGCCGACGGGCGGCCGGTCGTCGGCGTCGGCCTGAAGGTGCGCTACGCGCCCTTCCTCACCAAGACCTTCACGCGCCGCATCCCGCAGACCTCCGAGCGCGAGCCGGTGATCGCGGCGATCCTGGCGCTCGTCGGGCGGCTCGAGGAGCGGCCGGTGCGGCTCCTCGGAGTCCGCGCCGAGATGGCGATGCCCGACGACGCCCGCGAGGGGCACACGCCGACGCGCGGCGGCTGGTGA
- a CDS encoding DUF427 domain-containing protein codes for MSRRPQPDPVGPGQESVWSYPRPPRVERVPRRVRIELGGEVILDTADVVRVLETSHAPVYYVPIADFAAGALTPGEGASFCEFKGGARYLDVHGGGVTRPAAAWNYPRPAPGYEVLADRVAVYAGPMDRCLVDDVEVQPQPGGFYGGWVTPDIAGPIKGVPGSMGW; via the coding sequence GTGAGCCGTCGTCCTCAGCCCGATCCGGTCGGGCCCGGTCAGGAGTCGGTGTGGAGCTACCCGCGCCCCCCGCGCGTGGAGCGGGTGCCGCGGCGGGTGCGGATCGAGCTCGGCGGCGAGGTGATCCTCGACACCGCCGACGTCGTGCGGGTGCTGGAGACCAGCCACGCTCCCGTCTACTACGTGCCGATCGCCGACTTCGCCGCCGGCGCTCTGACCCCCGGCGAAGGCGCGTCCTTCTGCGAGTTCAAGGGCGGCGCGCGGTATCTCGACGTGCACGGCGGCGGCGTCACCCGGCCCGCCGCGGCGTGGAACTACCCCCGTCCCGCCCCCGGCTACGAGGTGCTCGCCGACCGCGTCGCGGTGTACGCGGGGCCGATGGACCGCTGCCTGGTCGACGACGTGGAGGTGCAGCCGCAGCCCGGCGGGTTCTACGGCGGCTGGGTGACGCCCGACATCGCGGGTCCGATCAAGGGCGTGCCGGGCTCGATGGGCTGGTGA
- a CDS encoding nucleoside deaminase, which yields MTIDATPALSAADLALLRQSIDVAERARAAGAHPFGALVADASGAVVSSAGNNSLPPEGDPTQHAELRAVAAAFRALGPDRMAGTTLFTSAEPCAMCSGAAYWCGIDRVVYALSEERLLVLTGDHPENPTFSLPCREVFARGQRPIEVVGPLLEDEAARAHIDFWV from the coding sequence ATGACGATCGACGCCACCCCTGCGCTGTCCGCAGCGGACCTCGCGCTGCTGCGCCAGAGCATCGACGTGGCCGAGCGCGCCCGCGCGGCCGGCGCGCACCCGTTCGGCGCCCTCGTCGCCGACGCGTCGGGCGCTGTCGTCAGCTCCGCCGGGAACAACTCGCTGCCGCCCGAGGGCGACCCCACGCAGCACGCCGAGCTGCGCGCGGTGGCCGCCGCCTTCCGCGCGCTCGGGCCCGACCGCATGGCCGGCACGACGCTGTTCACGAGCGCCGAGCCGTGCGCGATGTGCTCGGGCGCGGCGTACTGGTGCGGCATCGATCGCGTCGTCTACGCCCTGTCGGAGGAGCGGCTCCTCGTCCTCACGGGCGACCACCCCGAGAACCCGACGTTCTCGCTCCCGTGCCGCGAGGTGTTCGCACGCGGCCAGCGCCCCATCGAGGTCGTGGGCCCGCTCCTGGAGGACGAGGCCGCCCGCGCCCACATCGACTTCTGGGTCTAG
- the msrA gene encoding peptide-methionine (S)-S-oxide reductase MsrA produces MTSGPTDTGAVTRLPGTETAVLAGGCFWGVEDLIRRQPGVLDTRVGYTGGQNDHATYRNHPGHAEAVEIVFDPAKTTYRDILAFFFQIHDPSTLNRQGNDIGTSYRSAIFPQSPEQERIARETIADVDASGLWPAPAVTTIEPAGPFWEAEPEHQDYLVRVPHGYTCHFVRPGWVLPRRSETTSA; encoded by the coding sequence ATGACCAGCGGACCCACCGACACCGGAGCCGTCACCCGCCTCCCCGGCACCGAGACCGCCGTCCTCGCGGGCGGCTGCTTCTGGGGCGTCGAGGACCTCATCCGCCGCCAGCCCGGCGTGCTCGACACGCGCGTGGGCTACACGGGCGGCCAGAACGACCACGCGACCTACCGCAACCACCCCGGGCACGCCGAGGCGGTCGAGATCGTCTTCGACCCCGCGAAGACCACCTATCGCGACATCCTGGCGTTCTTCTTCCAGATCCACGACCCGTCGACCCTGAACCGTCAGGGCAACGACATCGGCACGAGCTACCGCTCGGCGATCTTCCCGCAGAGCCCCGAGCAGGAGCGGATCGCCCGCGAGACGATCGCCGACGTTGACGCCTCCGGCCTGTGGCCCGCGCCCGCGGTGACCACGATCGAGCCGGCGGGCCCGTTCTGGGAGGCGGAGCCCGAGCATCAGGACTACCTCGTGCGCGTCCCGCACGGGTACACGTGCCACTTCGTCCGTCCGGGCTGGGTGCTGCCGCGCAGATCCGAGACGACGAGCGCCTAA
- a CDS encoding GntR family transcriptional regulator codes for MTAFLPLPRPRSEGESLRVQHGLLRYVREAAASGTPLPGEFDLTARLGCTRQQLRRAMSALEAQGIVRRRQGSVTTVDPIALRLSVRLEEQFEHTELLDRLGYVAEVETLSAERATIGADVGAAMELPATTPILAARKRWRADGVVAMIADDALPLPPGYDDPVDPDESVFTAAARVWGESVIWEVANPGVSTLDAPLAELFERDPGTPVMTIEVIGIGASGRRLLYSREYHDPDIVSYSVVRTVRPPWGGVPRG; via the coding sequence GTGACCGCATTCCTGCCGCTTCCCCGACCGCGTTCGGAAGGGGAGAGCCTGCGGGTGCAGCACGGCCTGCTGCGCTACGTGCGCGAGGCCGCCGCATCCGGGACGCCGCTGCCCGGCGAGTTCGATCTGACCGCGCGGCTGGGGTGCACGCGCCAGCAGCTGCGGCGCGCCATGTCGGCGCTCGAGGCGCAGGGCATCGTGCGGCGCCGCCAGGGGTCGGTGACGACGGTGGACCCGATCGCGCTCCGCCTGAGCGTGCGCCTGGAGGAGCAGTTCGAGCACACCGAGCTGCTCGACCGCCTCGGCTACGTCGCCGAGGTCGAGACGCTGTCGGCCGAGCGCGCCACGATCGGCGCCGACGTCGGCGCCGCCATGGAGCTGCCCGCGACGACGCCGATCCTCGCGGCGCGCAAGCGCTGGCGCGCCGACGGCGTCGTGGCGATGATCGCCGACGACGCCCTGCCGCTGCCGCCCGGCTACGACGACCCGGTCGACCCGGACGAGTCGGTGTTCACCGCCGCCGCTCGCGTGTGGGGCGAGTCGGTCATCTGGGAGGTCGCGAATCCCGGTGTCTCGACGCTGGATGCGCCGCTCGCCGAGCTGTTCGAGCGCGACCCGGGCACCCCCGTCATGACGATCGAGGTGATCGGGATCGGCGCGAGCGGGCGCCGGCTGCTGTACAGCCGCGAGTACCACGACCCCGACATCGTGTCGTACTCGGTCGTGCGGACGGTGCGCCCGCCGTGGGGTGGCGTGCCGCGCGGCTAG
- a CDS encoding BMP family ABC transporter substrate-binding protein, producing MRTRPVLLAALAAGALALAGCSGAGNAASSAPAAAAGDDVIRVGALTPGNANDGAFNQALADALEKLQDEGEITYELREGMADPATSEPVVADFASQGFDLVIGHGIELGDAIFSVAKNFPDVHFTASGGPDILEKYTDNVETWTYDSAQVGYLSGYIAGLTGATPIGRVESMELDFVKATDQFFQQGVTAANPSATLLPVVYAGSFDDAEAAASATSGLISQGAKLVYTTGDGIAAGVGAAASSAGTLSVGVSPAAGAEALKTNVSTVDIDMYPIVKAWVDEVKADTFGGKGVTSTLANGGIVFQDINTVDGAVPADVAAKVDELVAGISDGSVTVP from the coding sequence ATGCGCACCCGTCCCGTCCTCCTCGCCGCCCTCGCCGCCGGCGCCCTCGCCCTCGCCGGATGCTCCGGCGCGGGCAACGCCGCCTCCTCCGCCCCCGCCGCCGCCGCGGGCGACGACGTCATCCGCGTCGGCGCGCTCACGCCCGGCAACGCGAACGACGGCGCCTTCAACCAGGCCCTCGCCGACGCGCTCGAGAAGCTGCAGGACGAAGGGGAGATCACGTACGAGCTGCGCGAGGGCATGGCCGACCCGGCGACGAGCGAGCCGGTCGTCGCCGACTTCGCCAGCCAGGGTTTCGACCTGGTCATCGGCCACGGCATCGAGCTCGGCGACGCGATCTTCTCCGTCGCGAAGAACTTCCCCGACGTGCACTTCACCGCCTCGGGCGGCCCGGACATCCTCGAGAAGTACACCGACAACGTCGAGACGTGGACGTACGACTCCGCGCAGGTCGGCTATCTGTCGGGCTACATCGCCGGCCTGACCGGAGCGACCCCGATCGGACGCGTGGAGAGCATGGAGCTCGATTTCGTCAAGGCCACCGACCAGTTCTTCCAGCAGGGCGTGACGGCCGCGAACCCCTCCGCGACACTCCTCCCGGTCGTCTACGCCGGCAGCTTCGACGACGCCGAGGCCGCCGCGTCCGCCACGTCGGGCCTCATCAGCCAGGGCGCGAAGCTCGTCTACACGACCGGCGACGGCATCGCGGCGGGCGTGGGCGCGGCCGCCTCGAGCGCCGGCACGCTGTCGGTCGGCGTCTCGCCCGCCGCGGGCGCCGAGGCCCTCAAGACCAACGTGTCGACTGTCGACATCGACATGTACCCGATCGTGAAGGCGTGGGTCGACGAGGTGAAGGCGGACACGTTCGGCGGCAAGGGCGTCACGTCCACGCTCGCCAACGGCGGCATCGTCTTCCAGGACATCAACACCGTCGACGGCGCCGTGCCGGCCGACGTGGCCGCGAAGGTCGACGAGCTCGTCGCCGGCATCTCCGACGGAAGCGTGACCGTTCCGTGA
- the msrB gene encoding peptide-methionine (R)-S-oxide reductase MsrB: protein MTSEYRKTPEALSRLTPTQFHVTQEEGTEPPFRNRYWDNHEPGIYVDVVSGEPLFSSTDKYDSGSGWPSFTRPIDHDAVVERTDRSLWMTRTEVRSAHADSHLGHVFDDGPREAGGLRYCMNSAALRFVPLAELEEQGYGAYRTLFTDKEIAS from the coding sequence GTGACAAGCGAGTACCGCAAGACACCCGAGGCGCTCAGCCGCCTCACGCCCACCCAGTTCCACGTCACCCAGGAGGAGGGGACGGAGCCGCCCTTCCGCAACCGGTACTGGGACAATCACGAGCCCGGCATCTACGTCGACGTCGTCTCGGGCGAGCCGCTGTTCTCCTCGACCGACAAGTACGACAGCGGATCGGGCTGGCCGAGCTTCACCCGGCCGATCGATCACGACGCCGTCGTGGAGAGGACCGACCGCTCGCTGTGGATGACGCGGACCGAGGTGCGCTCCGCCCACGCCGACAGCCACCTGGGGCACGTCTTCGACGACGGCCCGCGCGAGGCCGGCGGCCTGCGATACTGCATGAACTCGGCAGCGCTCCGCTTCGTGCCGCTCGCCGAGCTCGAGGAGCAGGGCTACGGCGCCTATCGCACACTGTTCACCGACAAGGAGATCGCATCATGA
- a CDS encoding HAMP domain-containing sensor histidine kinase produces MPAAERAPGLSVRVKLTLSYAGFLLVAGVAMVAVAVFTTWRFVPDGNLTLLNGMWVPNRTNLLEVVYKYSGWALTGLLVFGLAGGWVLAGLVLRPLRRITDAAARARDGDWDGRIALAGRNDELTDLADTFDALLDRVQKTIRAERRFAANASHELRTPLTIVRTLVEVAQTGDGHDIPRTLARIGETNDRAIGLTEALLDLARAESGRGLRRERVDLADAGAAAVADAAEEAATRRIRIDTDLRPSAATADPGLIARLVENLVRNAVRHNLPGGRVLVATTATDEHAALAVVNTGESISADEAATLVEPFVRGAGRARRADGPPGSGLGLALVDAIVRTHGGVLQVSPREGGGLHVRALLPR; encoded by the coding sequence ATGCCGGCCGCTGAGCGTGCGCCGGGCCTGTCGGTGCGGGTCAAGCTCACGCTCTCCTACGCGGGGTTCCTCCTCGTGGCGGGGGTCGCGATGGTCGCGGTCGCGGTCTTCACCACGTGGCGCTTCGTGCCCGACGGCAACCTCACGCTGCTGAACGGCATGTGGGTGCCGAACCGCACGAACCTGCTCGAGGTCGTCTACAAGTACTCCGGATGGGCGCTGACGGGGCTGCTCGTGTTCGGTCTCGCGGGCGGCTGGGTGCTCGCGGGCCTCGTGCTGCGCCCGCTTCGGCGCATCACGGATGCGGCGGCCCGCGCGCGCGACGGGGACTGGGACGGGCGCATCGCGCTGGCGGGCCGGAACGACGAGCTGACCGACCTCGCCGACACCTTCGACGCACTGCTGGACCGCGTGCAGAAGACGATCCGCGCCGAGCGGCGCTTCGCGGCGAACGCGTCGCACGAGCTGCGCACGCCGCTCACGATCGTGCGCACGCTCGTCGAGGTCGCGCAGACCGGCGACGGCCACGACATCCCCCGCACGCTCGCACGGATCGGCGAGACCAACGATCGGGCGATCGGCCTGACCGAGGCGCTGCTGGACCTCGCGCGGGCCGAGAGCGGCCGCGGCCTCCGGCGCGAACGCGTCGACCTCGCCGACGCCGGCGCGGCGGCCGTCGCCGACGCGGCCGAGGAGGCCGCGACACGGCGCATCCGCATCGACACCGATCTGCGGCCCTCCGCCGCGACGGCCGATCCCGGACTCATCGCCCGCCTCGTCGAGAACCTCGTCCGAAACGCGGTGCGCCACAACCTGCCGGGCGGGCGCGTGCTCGTTGCCACGACCGCGACGGACGAGCACGCGGCCCTCGCGGTCGTGAACACCGGCGAGTCGATCTCCGCGGACGAGGCGGCGACCCTCGTCGAGCCGTTCGTGCGCGGCGCGGGGCGTGCGCGCCGCGCCGACGGACCGCCGGGGTCGGGTCTCGGCCTCGCGCTGGTCGATGCGATCGTCCGCACGCATGGCGGCGTCCTGCAGGTGTCGCCGCGCGAGGGCGGCGGTCTTCACGTGCGCGCCCTGCTGCCCCGCTGA
- a CDS encoding pyridoxamine 5'-phosphate oxidase family protein → MADADELRKLAELLRKFRFAMLTTRSHGGELRAHPLTVQETEFDGDLWFVIGRHASAVEDVARDAAVGVSFSSSDAWLSITGTAQLVDDTAKLRELWGPGLEAWFPNGPEDPEVALLKVDASGAEYWDSPGGRIASAIAFVKHKVTGERYEGDNDKIDL, encoded by the coding sequence ATGGCCGACGCCGATGAGCTGCGCAAGCTCGCCGAGCTGCTGAGGAAGTTCCGTTTCGCGATGCTGACGACCCGCTCCCACGGCGGCGAGCTGCGCGCCCACCCGCTGACCGTGCAGGAGACCGAGTTCGACGGCGACCTGTGGTTCGTCATCGGCCGCCACGCCTCCGCCGTCGAGGACGTCGCGCGCGACGCCGCCGTCGGGGTGTCGTTCAGCTCGTCGGACGCGTGGCTGTCGATCACGGGCACGGCCCAGCTCGTCGACGACACCGCGAAGCTGCGCGAGCTGTGGGGACCGGGCCTGGAGGCGTGGTTCCCGAACGGCCCGGAGGACCCCGAGGTCGCGCTGCTGAAGGTCGACGCATCGGGCGCGGAATACTGGGACAGCCCCGGAGGCCGGATCGCGAGCGCGATCGCCTTCGTGAAGCACAAGGTCACCGGCGAGCGCTACGAGGGCGACAACGACAAGATCGATCTCTGA
- a CDS encoding response regulator transcription factor — translation MRVLIVEDELYLAEAIRDGFRHEAIAADVAGDGDTALESLAVNAYDVVVLDRDIPGPGGDTIARHLAATGGPRVLMLTAADRLDDKVEGFESGADDYVTKPFALRELILRVRALHRRPAASAPPVAEIAGVRVDRFRREVCRDGRYVALTRKQFAVLEVLVDAGGGVVSAEDLLERAWDANADPFTNAVRITISTLRKRLGEPWVIQTVPGVGYRMSADAGDAGR, via the coding sequence ATGCGCGTGCTGATCGTCGAGGACGAGCTCTACCTCGCCGAGGCGATCCGCGACGGCTTCCGCCACGAGGCGATCGCAGCCGACGTCGCCGGCGACGGCGACACGGCACTGGAGAGTCTCGCGGTCAACGCCTACGACGTCGTGGTCCTCGACCGCGACATCCCCGGGCCCGGTGGCGACACGATTGCGCGCCACCTCGCCGCGACGGGCGGCCCGCGCGTGCTCATGCTCACGGCGGCCGACCGCCTCGACGACAAGGTCGAGGGATTCGAGAGCGGCGCCGACGACTACGTCACGAAGCCCTTCGCGCTGCGGGAACTCATCCTGCGGGTGCGTGCGCTGCACCGGCGGCCCGCCGCATCCGCCCCGCCCGTCGCCGAGATCGCCGGCGTGCGCGTCGACCGCTTCCGGCGGGAGGTGTGTCGCGACGGGCGCTACGTCGCCCTCACGCGCAAGCAGTTCGCGGTACTGGAGGTGCTCGTCGACGCCGGCGGCGGGGTCGTCAGCGCGGAGGACCTCCTGGAGCGCGCGTGGGATGCGAACGCCGACCCGTTCACGAACGCCGTCCGGATCACGATCTCGACCCTGCGCAAGCGTCTCGGCGAGCCCTGGGTGATCCAGACCGTGCCCGGCGTCGGCTACCGGATGAGTGCGGACGCGGGCGATGCCGGCCGCTGA